The nucleotide sequence TCTCTTTGATTCGTCTAATAATCAGGTACGTTTTAATGATTTCTTATCGTCTCCGGTCACCATACGTACAGTTTAGTAAAATTCCATTATTCGCAGGTATCTCCTGTATCAATTCTGGTGTTATTTTCATCGTCGGAAACCGGTCATGGATTACATATTTACTATCGTTCCTAAGCAGATTTACGGTAAGATGAAACTCAACTCGTCTCCTTCTAATACCCACAGATCGTGTATTTAACAGAGAGGTAAATTCTTCTTTCAACAGGTGTACCGTTAGGAGGTATAGGTGGTGGCACTATCGGACGTGGATTCAAAGGAGAATTTTGTAGATTACAAATGAAACCTGGTATATACGAATACGATATTATAGACGCCGATCAGTTCATCGTTACTGTACGTAATTCAAAAGAGGTTACCATCTATCAGAACGTCTTATCAACCAGCAGGTACTTCATATCGTCAAGATAGTTTCATTATTTCGTATTCAAATTCATTatcaatattcaatattcaCCGAGTATATTTTATATTTCACAGTGGTCCTCAATCGGGTGCCTTGAGTTATTGGAAATGGAATTTTCCTGGTGAAAATGCCGAATACACAGCTCTCTATCCGCGTTCCTGGACTAAATACTACATTCCTGAATGTAAAATTGAACTTATTTGTAGACAAGTCTCACCTGTGATACCTCATAATTATAAAGTTGGTAGATTGTTTTACATCGTTAACAAATTCTTCGGTAACTGAACTAAACATTGAATCGATCACTGTATAGGATAGCTGCTTACCAGGAGGAGTATTGATCTGGACggttcgaaatttcaattccgaAGATCTCAAAGTATCGATAACATTTTGTATGAAAGGCTACAAAGGTAAACGACAAAATCACATTAGCTGATTGAAGTTTTCAATTCGTAGATATACTAATTCTGAAATATTCTGTTCATGAATCACACAGGAGCCAACGAATGTGGTAGTTTCACGTACGACAGCGATGACAGCAAAGTAACCGGAGTCGAAATctttaataaaataaactcgTCTAAATGTACCTACGTTATTGGTGTTAAAGAAGATGTAAGAATGTGAAATTGGCCAGGTTTTTATCCTGTACGATTCCTactatcatttttaaattcagtttgCCATATCGACGCTCGATTATTTTTACAGCCTGATGTCAACGTTACTAGTTCGTGTTTCAATCCCAAAGGATCTGGCGTAACGTTATGGGATAAATTAAGAGAAAAAGGCGGCTTTTCTGGAAAATTAGCTTCTCATATACGTGAGTATTTATATCAGAATTAATCCGACTCGTATTCCTCGTAGGATCAGAGTattaattcgatatttttttttcgatatttttcgcCTTCAGAAGAAGGACAAAAAGGTATTCGATAGATCGGTTCCACAAATACGAAGTGAATACGTCGAATCTAACTCATTctattatttcgttttttaatcTAGAATACTTCGGTGATATTGCCGGCGCTGTATGTGCTCAAATAAATGTCCCCGTGGATACggagaaaaatttggaatttgctGTAGTATGGCACATGCCTTATATACAATTTCGTAATAAGCTGGCCACTTATGAACGGTAATACACGATTAACTTTGATAAGCTGGTGTGACGTAGTAGATTACAATTAGCCATTCGTAGCGTGTGCGAAATTAATTCTTCCGTTTGGAACGTTCGTTCTCGATTGCAGATATTACACAAAGTATTTCGGCAACGACGACGCGGCCGGAATAATAATGTGTCATTACGCATTAACGCATTATTCGCAATGGGAAAAAGACATCGATAATTGGCAGAATCCTGTACTAAACGAGAGGTATGTATTCGAGTGTATCGACGAAAATTAACcgagtgtttgaaattttactattGAGGATATCGATTGATGACGAAGCTACGAGTGAGTAAGCTGCTGTCGTCGATGAgttgaaatgaatattttaatgaCCAATCGATTTATGCTGCGGTTCGGTTGGTTATTTGCAAGAGTGGAAGAGAGTACTCATCTTGTTTGggcttttgggggggggggagggaagaTTTTTTTCCGAACAcgaaggaaatttcaaaaatgtttgtacGGTTAatgtattaattatttttcagaaaatggcaatttcaattcattcttCCTTTCTGTTTGCTTCCACAGTTCACTACCAGATTGGTATAAAAGCGCCATATTCAACGAACTGTATTTCATATCAGACGGTGGCACGATTTGGGTTAACGCAGACACGGACGAAAATAAATTACAGGTCACAGATGTGAGGTAATTCATCTTCTCATCTCGCTTTGAAGATTTAAACCAACAATGTTTCGGTCATCCGATCGAACGATTACTAATTCGAATTATTCGCAGAAAAGAATTTGGAAGATTTGCTTACCTCGAAGGTCACGAATATCGTATGTACAACACGTACGATGTACATTTCTACGCTTCGTTCGCTTTGGCAGATTTATGGCCTAAATTACAACTCGGAGTCCAGTACGATTTTCGCGACGCTGTCACCGTTGCGGATGATTCCTGGCGGTGGTTCTTGTTCAACGGACACATAGGACATAGGAAGGAGGCTAATTGTATTCCTCACGATATCGGCGATCCTGGTGAGAAACGAGGTCTTCATAAATGCTAACTTGAATGGgttctgtgaaaaaattaacgaaaatgttgaaattcatcCGCAGAGGAAGAACCTTTCATACGAATCAACTCGTACCCAGTACACGACGTCGCCGACTGgaaagatttgaatttgaaatttgtcttGCAATGTTATCGAGACTACGTTTATACAAACGACGACATTTACCTGAAGGATATGTGGCCTCAGGTGAAACTTATCATGAACTGTTGCCTCAAATGGGATTCAGATAACGATGGTATGATCGAAAACGGCGGATTCCCAGATCAGACCTATGATGCTTGGACAATGAGTGGTGTTAGGTGAGTGAATCACTGAATCTGAACTACTGATTGATTCGCcgcaggttttttttcttcgatccTGATTAATTAATCTAATATTCGATGATCGTGCAGTGCGTATTGCGGAGGATTATGGCTGGCAGCATTACGTGTTACTGTAGAAATGGCTGCGACTCTTGACGATAAAGGTACCAAGGAGAAATTCACATCAATATTGGCGCAAGCTAAATCCgtatacaataaaaaattatggaatgGTGAGTTTTCAATAgatcaattatttaaaaaaaaaaaaaaactaaatcatCGTCTctatgatacatattttttatcatcTCTCCAGGAAATTACTATGATTTCGATTCGAGCCAGGCAGAAGACGCCAAAGCAATAATGGCCGATCAATTATGCGGAATGTGGTACTTACAAGCGAGCGGAATTACGGAACCGGTAAGTTTATAAATCAGCTTCCAAaatctttttcttcttcattttagCCCTTTTTCTCAATCTACTGCTGGATGAAGGCCTTCCCCAACTTCTTTCCACAAGCTCTGATTTTGGGCTGTACTCCTCCATTCTCCATCATATGTCCGTATCTCATCTTCCCATCTCCGTTTTGGTCTTCCCAGTGCCCGTTTTCTGTCTGGTCTCCACTGAGTAGGCTTTACCactcaaaaaaatcgctgaccccccccccccacttcagGCAACATGGCCAGACCAGCGCCACTTACTCCGCATAGCTGTCTCCATAATGTCAGTCATCCCTGTGGTCTCCCGAATTTTCTCCACTGTCCATTTGTCTCCCAGTGTTATCCCCAGCATTGATCGCTCCATACACCTCTGAATCTTGACAATTCAAACTTCCAGCTTCTTCGTCAATGCCTATATCTCACTAGCATATGAGGCCACTGGGATGATGCATTGATTGGCTACCTTCCTTCTCAGACATATTGGTATTGACTTCTCTCTGATTATTCCTTGCAGCCTCGAGTATGCTGCCCATGATGCCTTTATTCTCCTGGATATCTCTCTGTTGAAATCGTTATTCATTGTCATATCTTGGCCCTGGTACACAAATCCATcaaccatttcaatttcatcatcctCCAGCTGGACACATTTTTTATCAGTTACAAACCCATTGCACATAGTCTTGGTCTTctctttattaattttcagtccTACTTCTAGACATGCATCTCTCACCTTGTCCAGCATTCCCCAAAGTTCatccatatatgtacttactgtgCTATCAGCACCACATCATCAGCATATagcaaatgggtcaatttttctccagagaTCTTCAGCCCTCCTTCTCCCCATAATATGTGATGTGAtgggacaaaatcgaccttcggacctaaaaaattatttttcactttttgacggatttttggtactcggacattcaaaaatcatttaaaaccacccagaagtccctatgatttgtatagctccatatacatggtaatccagtcagaagtgtgctaatttttttgattttttcattatttcaacttttgaatcgacctggaggcgaaacatAGCATTCTAGGAGAAAAATACATtaagcaaagttgtagagaattacatttccaaaaacctataagaggtttatttttctccaaaatgcatagtttttccataattctcaaaaaacagaaattttatggtaatcatcatgaggtttttgttttttgagaaaaatggaaaaactatgcattttggagaaaaataaacttcttataggtttttggaaatttaattctctacaactttctttgatgtattttactcgtagaacgctttgtttcgcctctagatcgatttcaaaattaaaataatgaaaaaaaaaaaaattgaaaaaatgagtgcaATCATGACTGAGCCGCcagtatcaatgtaaataaccattttacccagtgatattcacacaaaacaggcaagaaacgttatccaagactatgtttagctcagtttagccggagaaaATGTGATTAGAACACCAAGTGCTTCCACTAAAcaagcagaactggactgaaaacttttaacccccccccccccccctataactcaaaaacttgtttttaggctcgaaggtcgattttgttgCATCGTGTCACATATATCTCTGATGCTGTTATAGTGTGTGGCTGTGAACAATTTAGGTGAAAGGGCATCTCCCTGTCTTATTCCCTTTTTGAGAGGTATTTTTGCTGTTTCTCCATTGCCTGTAATAGAAGCTATGGCATTTCTGTAGATATACTCGATCACATATAGGGGCAACCCCGTAGGTAAGCAGGATCAATTCCAAATTCCAATCTTTTCAAGAGCTGTCATCATTAGACACCATTTTCAACAGGGATGGAAGTACAAACAGGAACGAAGAACAAAAGaacaaccaatttttgaaagaacgaAAGAACGAACACCTAGAAAAATCTCAGTGAAGAACATTGAGAACAAAGAacggaaatttttatttacattacTCATGATAAGAAAGTACACACTTTCGCCCCTTCTATGCGGGGCGAAAAGCCCTCTTTTCATCCCGGCACTTTCGACCCGCGTCAACTAAACACGTACAGAAGTTTTCCACCCGCGTTAACCAAACACAAGCCGAAACCTATCGAAAAGATAACAAACGCGAGTAGGCTTACATGAGTAACACATTGTTATGAGattattgagatttttctgGGTTTTGCGTTAATCAagcattgaattattttgttgtttgtgAAGTCAAAAGTGTGTGGTTATGGTCAGTTCTTTCGTCATGTGCATGTGCTGTGtttgttcgaattttgtttgaataacgATTTATTTATCTTACATATTTCATTACccatgtaattaaaattaataacttgCACAATATTATACTCTGCATTCTGCAGAGACTCAAGACTCAACTGAATACCATGGTCCCCACATACTAGCAGCGACGAATGCGTATACTTTCTTATAATTCGTAATGTAAAATATCTTACATTATAAGGTGTGAGAGTGAACTTTTTAACGACGAGTAAATTTTGCTACctcactcgcttcgctcgttcGGTAGCAGTTACTTCTCTCACCTTCGGTTCGTTCAGTAAACTCGTCCACTtcactcgccttcggctcgctcAGTGAACAATACTCGTCGTTAAAACGTCCACTTTCGCCCCTTatggtgtaatatactattgtctttgaaaaacaaaattatcttGTTCccgttcttctttttttcactctgtttttagtgttttttcagttttttattcattttttgataattttggtatgttttgggtcaaaacttgagaaaaaagtaaaaagtcaAAAGTTACGAGAACAAGAACACTGGGAACGgagaaccaaaaaatttttcaaggaaagaATGAACGAACGAATGAAGTTTCATATATGAGTTTTGAGAACAAACGAAAGAACAAACGAACAAATGAAGTTTCATATGAGTTTTGAGAACAAATGAAAGAACGAACATGTCGTAATTAATTTCAGGAACAAAAGAACGAAGAACAAAATTCCTTGTTCTTCCAACAAGAACAAAATTCCTTGTTCTTCCATCCCTGATCTTCAAAGAGTCctgtgctttttcaaaatcaatgaatgcTAAACATAGGGGCATTCTaaatttgttggtttttttaatGATCTGGCGCATAACATGAATATGGTTAATTGTGCTTCTTCCCTTATGGAATCCTGCTTGTTCATTTGGTTCGGCTTTATCAAGCTTTTCTGTCAGCCTTGTGGTAATTATCCTTGTGAAAAGTTTGTACATATTGAAAAGTAGTAGACATGTGTGCCGCCACtgataattcaaaatcaaattttgacgcGTCAATATCTTATTGGTGTGAAACAGCGAGGAGAATGGTCTTTAAAAATGATCTTTGAGCCCTTGAAACCCTACATTTTGGTAcaaatgttaaatttttaaaaaaaattttcaattctctccAATTGAAGTCCCTTTaatgtttttggattttgggtCAAATAGTGATCAAAGATAGAAGTGGGGCCCTCAAAACCTCTGTTACCAAATTTTCCCAATTATTTATAGGAAAAAAACTATGACACATGTCGATTTTATTCAcgctatattttgaaaattatcaattaaccGTACGTTTCGGCACTCTCGTTGCCTTCTTCAGCGGTAGAAACAAGACTGAATGTATAACACAATTACGCAAGTACAGAACATAGATGAAACGCAGTACATAGATAAAAATATGAATGAGACTAGAAAAGACAGGAAAATTCCACACCACCTCAACCTATAACCAGACgataaatttcgttaaaattagaCAAATCAGTCCTGAAATTGATCGCATTTTTGGCctgattgataaaaatacattcGAGAATTCGTCTTTTtagggtgtttttttcaaaagccaaaattttagtattgtcaaaatcaaaattatgccCTGTCATTTTCGAATGTTCGCACAGAGCAGTagatgtttttgaattacgtACATCGTATTTGTGCCTGTAAAGACgattcgataggtaggtacctgtctCGCCAATATATACGCTATCACATTGACTACATTTTATAGAATAAACCACATTACTACATTTGAGTTTTTCATTGGTATCTTTGAGTTtagagtaaaatttaaatttattactattgcaatttttggcagcaaTTCTGGTGGAATCACTATTCACTATGTGTTTAATTCtgttgaagtacctacctatatatggTATGGAGAAATATTTAATGCTAGGTTTATCAATAATATTGTCAACATTAGGAGTATTCTGATTAAAATTATAGTAACCATATTCGAAAAGTTGTTTAGCTacaattttagggaaattgTTATCCTTAAGAATATTCAGAAACTGAGCCTTAATATCAGCATGAAATTTAGAAGATGTGAGTCTCAACATACGATTGAGGAGATTTTTAGCTGTGTTAAGTTTGTAATGTTTAGGTTGAAACGACAGATAATTAATCATACGATGAGATTTCGTGGGTTTTCTGTAATACTTAGTAGAAAATTTATTGTCTTCCAGGTTTTTGTAGACagtgaaatccaaaaaattgatacaattatTTTGCTCAGTTTCTAATGTAAATTTAACACGAGTATGTATAGAGTTTAAGAAATCTGAGACagagttaatttcattttccttaATAATCATAAAACTATCATCAACATATTTGGTACAGTATTTAATAGTATGCTGATTAAAAACATTGCATAGCTTAATGAAAATGTCATCCAGTACGAATTCAGCTAATATAGGTGACAGTGGGCTTCCCATAGGTAGGCCATCAATTTGGAGgtagaaattgtttttaaaactgAAGTAGCTCTGAATATTTGTTACATTTTGgaccaaaatttacttttgaaagtGTTCGTATCAAAAAGGAACGTATGATCACTGacatcgaatatttttttcgtaaaacaaGAGCAACAGGAAATGAGGAAGAAAAGCATAAGGTTACcgacctaattaaaaaatactacaaACTACCTACGAATCACAGTATTTTTCATGCCTATTTGACGGAATGTTCAATTATTACAcaagagttttttaaaaatcatactgGTTTATGCATTCTGGAAGCAGACAAGTCGTCAAAATGTGTAGTTATGAAGCAAACCGAatatgaggaaaaaatgaattcactCATCAACGACACAGAGACCTACAAATTGACCAACAAAGACCCCTCTGAACGTATTCAAAGGAAAATCACGAAATTGGCCAGTGAATTAAAAAAGGGAGGATTCATCAGCGATAATCAAAGGAAACTATTAACTACTACGAATGCTATTGCGCCAAAAATTTATGGTTTACCTAAAATTCACAAACCTGATGTGCCTTTGCGACCCATAGTAGCATTTAACGACTCGCCTACCTACAATCTTGCTAAATTCCTCGCTGAAATATTAAAACAGGTACGAGATCCGAAtttgaattgtaaaaattccGACGAAGTCattgaaatgctcaaaaatttgacatttgatcCAGCAGAGAAGCTGGTATCATTTGATGTTGTGTCTCTTTTTACTTCTGTTCCGAAGACCTTGGTTGTGGAATCCATAAAAACCAGATGGATGGATATTTCGAAATTATGTGACCTCACAGAAGCTCAGTTCCTTACTCTTGTCGAATTATGCTATGAAGGCAGCTACTTcagttttaaaaacaatttctacCTCCAAATTGATGGCCTACCTATGGGAAGCCCACTGTCACCTATATTAGCTGAATTCGTACTGGATGACATTTTCATTAAGCTATGCAATGTTTTTAATCAGCATACTATTAAATACTGTACCAAATATGTTGATGATAGTTTTATGATTATtaaggaaaatgaaattaactctGTCTCAGATTTCTTAAACTCTATACATACTCGTGTTAAATTTACATTAGAAACTGAGCAAAataattgtatcaattttttggatttcactGTCTACAAAAACCTGGAAGACAATAAATTTTCTACTAAGTATTACAGAAAACCCACGAAATCTCATCGTATGATTAATTATCTGTCGTTTCAACCTAAACATTACAAACTTAACACAGCTAAAAATCTCCTCAATCGTATGTTGAGACTCACATCTTCTAAATTTCATGCTGATATTAAGGCTCAGTTTCTGAATATTCTTAAGGATAAcaatttccctaaaattgtAGCTAAACAACTTTTCGAATATGGTTACTATAATTTTAATCAGAATACTCCTAATGTTGACAATATTATTGATAAACCTAGCATTAAATATTTCTCCATAccatatataggtaggtacttcaacaGAATTAAACACATAGTGAATAGTGATTCCACCAGAAttgctgccaaaaattgcaatagtaataaatttaaattttactctaAACTCAAAGATACCAATGAAAAACTCAAATGTAGTAATGTGGTTTATTCTATAAAATGTAGTCAATGTGATAGCGTATATATTGGCGagacaggtacctacctatcgaatcGTCTTTACAGGCACAAATACGATGTacgtaattcaaaaacatctACTGCTCTGTGCGAACATTCGAAAATGACAGggcataattttgattttgacaatactaaaattttggcttttgaaaaaaacaccctaAAAAGACGAATTCTCGAATGTATTTTCATCAATCAGGCCAAAAATGCGATCAATTTCAGGACTGATTTGtctaattttaacgaaatttatcGTCTGGTTATAGGTTGAGGTGGTGTGGAATTTTCCTGTCTTTTCTAGTCTCATTCATCTTTTTATCTATGTACTGCGTTTCATTTATGTTCTGTACTTGCGTAATTGTGTTATACATTCAGTCTTGTTTCTACCGCTGAAGAAGGCAACGAGAGTGCCGAAACGTACggttaattgataattttcaaaatatagcgTGAATAAAATCGACATGTGTcatagtttttttcaatatttcgccTTGTCACGCGTAATAATTCTACTCCTTTTAATTATTTATAGGCAAAACTATGGGTTTACCCAGTTGgcaaaacagcattttttagacagtgcatctgaGTAGGGATATGACTACATATCCagagttgacaaaaaaaaaacattttttttttggttttaaagaAATGTTAAAAAACAGTTCCATCAATTCgttgtttaaaacagtgtttaaatcatgtttaaaacacgttttaaacaaaattttgaataaataagcaaaatgaataggtagtcaaaactcaaatctcaaaagtcttacttttgttgtttaaattttattcatcatgtaGTGTTCTTTCTGCCaacgattgaaatttctgttcatcatttttatattggttatcaaatgatttttaaatgtgactgtcattgtaaaaaattgagaatttcatgagaaaaatagaaaaaaaacatgttttttttccatttcaaaaaaaaacaaagtttaaaacattttaaaagttttaaacacttcaatttttttgggctgTTTGAAACCCTGTTTTAAAcatgtctgttttttttcaaccctgtacagtgtacatatcAGTCAGActgtattttctgactgccaaaacggcaatatctgactgtggttctgagtgtggatctgactCCACTCAAGTCTTCTGACAAGTCATTGCCATTGCCATCttagaatatcaaaaaaatacttgtttctgattggttgattgtagtcagactgcgaatctgactgtcaaaacggcaatttctgactgcagaaatgagcagtcagatatcaccagaaattTGCCAATCGGGTAGTAGGCTAAATATTTCATCAGACTCATCATACGCCATGTTCTCGCCGCCATTAATTTAGAACTGGAATGAATTTTGGCACATGCTGTTAAAATGCCACTGCACTGATAAAAATTGACCTCATACCACCACCGTGCAATTTCCTAATGGTGCACACGTCTAGAAAGTAGGCTTATTGGACGATAGTTTTTTATATCAGCTTTGTCTCCTTTTTTATGAATCAAAACCACTTCAGCATCATTCCATTCATCCGGGATTTTTCCTTCTTCTAGGCACTGGTTAAATAGCACTGTCAGGTATTCGTTTATTTCATCTCCACCCAGTTTTATAATTTCTGTTATAACTCCATCTTTTCCtggtgatttttgtttttgatttgctTTAGATTCTTCTTTATCTCTTGTTGTGTGAATGGTGGAACTGAGAGGGTGGATGGTATTTGAGAGTGTT is from Planococcus citri chromosome 1, ihPlaCitr1.1, whole genome shotgun sequence and encodes:
- the LOC135849708 gene encoding non-lysosomal glucosylceramidase-like; translation: MSTSKSSNSIPSFGWKVKLNHVFPEKRDQNFTPSFRIVFSLIRLIIRYLLYQFWCYFHRRKPVMDYIFTIVPKQIYGVPLGGIGGGTIGRGFKGEFCRLQMKPGIYEYDIIDADQFIVTVRNSKEVTIYQNVLSTSSGPQSGALSYWKWNFPGENAEYTALYPRSWTKYYIPECKIELICRQVSPVIPHNYKDSCLPGGVLIWTVRNFNSEDLKVSITFCMKGYKGANECGSFTYDSDDSKVTGVEIFNKINSSKCTYVIGVKEDPDVNVTSSCFNPKGSGVTLWDKLREKGGFSGKLASHIQYFGDIAGAVCAQINVPVDTEKNLEFAVVWHMPYIQFRNKLATYERYYTKYFGNDDAAGIIMCHYALTHYSQWEKDIDNWQNPVLNESSLPDWYKSAIFNELYFISDGGTIWVNADTDENKLQVTDVRKEFGRFAYLEGHEYRMYNTYDVHFYASFALADLWPKLQLGVQYDFRDAVTVADDSWRWFLFNGHIGHRKEANCIPHDIGDPEEEPFIRINSYPVHDVADWKDLNLKFVLQCYRDYVYTNDDIYLKDMWPQVKLIMNCCLKWDSDNDGMIENGGFPDQTYDAWTMSGVSAYCGGLWLAALRVTVEMAATLDDKGTKEKFTSILAQAKSVYNKKLWNGNYYDFDSSQAEDAKAIMADQLCGMWYLQASGITEPILPTENVRKALRTIYENNVKRFKNGESGAVNGMLPNGLVDKSSVQSQEVWTGVTYGVASHLIFMGMKEEGLHTAKGVYETVYNRIGMGFETPEALYENRYIRSVGYMRPLSIWSIQKALQKEKNE